A region of the Peptococcaceae bacterium genome:
TAACAATGCCAACGATTAATCCGTACACTGCTGCAACAGCCGCTGCCTCGGTAGGAGTGAACACTCCGCCGTAAATACCTCCAAGAATAATAACGGGCATTAAAAGCGCCCAAAATGCATTCGTAAAAGCTTGCCAACGTTCTCTGGCATTTGCCCGTGGCAAAGTTTTTAATTCCGTTCCCCGTGTGACAATCACGGTGGCTATTACCAATAGAAACCCCATCAAAAGACCAGGAATCATTCCTGACATGAACAATTTTCCTATAGAATTACCTGTAATGGCTCCGTATAAAACAAATGTAATTGAAGGTGGTATGATACTACCTATTGCTCCAGAGGTTGCCGTCAAGGCCGAGGCTATAGGCGGATCGTAGCCCACATCAACCATTGCAGGAATGAGAATCAAACCAAGTGCGGCAACCGTGGCCGGACCAGATCCAGAAATAGCTGCAAAAAAGCAACCGACAGCAACGCACACCATGCCAAGTCCATTTCTGACATGCCCAACCATCGACTGGGCAAAATTTATCAACCTTTCAGAAATGCCAGCCTTTTCCATAATATTTCCGGCCAGGATAAAAAACGGAATGGCGAGCAGGACAAACTTGCTGCTTGCGGAATAATAGTTAACTGCTATCATATTAAAATCTATGCCTATTATTACCAAGGCAATTAAACTGGAAATACCCAGGCAAGTACCGATGGGAATATTTAGAAGTAACATTATTGCAAAAGGAATTAGAAATCCTGCAGCCTCCATATTATTTTCCTGCCTCCCTCCAAGATATTAATGCCATTTTTATAAACTGGTAACACATGTAGCAAGCACCCACCGGTATGAAGGCACCATAAATCCACTCAGGCCACTGCAAAGTCATAGTAATCTGTTTAAGTCGATATTGATTAATTACCATGAGTACACCATAATAAGCCAGAATAGCAGAGAATACAGCGGAAAGTAAATTGCCGATAAAAGCTGCCCATGCCTTGTTTTTTCCCGATAGTCTCTCAATTATCGTGCCAAGACCCAGGTGGGCCCTGCGCTTTGCTGCGATGCCGGTACCAAGAACGCATAACAGTACAAAAAGAGCAGTGGTTATTTCCTCTGTAAAAGAAATTGAAGCATGTAAACCATACCTGGAAACCACGTTTGCAAATGTGATTGCTAACATAATTGCCATAACAATAATTGATAATATTTCATCCAGCTTGCTTAGCAGATTTTTCATAATACCCCCCTCTTCCGGCTCCCCTTAAAACATTGTTTACACTAATAAGACTATCATGCTGCCTGCGGCACCATCGGAAGGATGAGAATTAATTTTCATGGTTGATTTGATTTATATACTTAACTAAGCGTATGCTTTTAGCTGTCCGTCTTGGGTTATTATCTTGAGCAACCTAATATTAATACACCCCACGGCCGGGACATATTCTATAAAACATCTTAAATAAATATGATTTCTTTTGGCTATGAACCTGGTCAAAGCCACTGCTTTATTAAGAGCAGTCACTTTGACCAGATTATTTGGACTATTAATCCTAATTACACGTAGACTTTATCCTTCTCATAAACCAGCTTATCGTCAAAGAACACCTGGACATCGGAGAAAGATACATCAACATGGCAGGGAGCCTTTACTTTGCCGCCTATTGCATAATTACTACCTATACCCATATGTCCCGTGCCCCATTTTCCTAGATCTTCCAGATTATTGGCATACATACGTGATACAGGATTCAATCCTAATCCAAATTCCGCCACATTGAACGCCGTGGGATCATCAAACGCACTTAGTATATTCCACAGATCCTTGGCCGCCGGGCTGCCTTCAGCTTTTACAACTATACCATCTTTCACTGTCAATGTAACCGGTTCATCCTTTACAACACCTACATTCATGATTCGAACATTTACCACTACTTTGCCATTGGCTGTCCCTTCAACGGGCGATATGTTGATTTCACTGTTTGGAACAGCCGCAAAATCACCAGGATTACGAAACAAACCTGTTTCATATTGTACTGGGCGTCCTTCTACAATACCTTCTAGGTCTGTACCTTCTGCCGTTTTAAATCTGAATTTCTTGGCTTTTGATAAAGCCGCTCCAAGCCGACGACCTCTCGCATCACACTCTTCGAAATCTCCAAGGATAGCGCCTGTGCACAATAAATCTTCAGTTACTTCGCACATTGTGGTTCCTCTTGCGCCATTTGCTATAGCTCTTACCCGGGCATCAGTATGGGTCTGAGAATACGTTGCTGGCAAGAAAAATACATCACATTTTTCGCATGCTGCCACAACAGGTTCCGGCAATTGAGCACCATGAGCACCTGTAGGGGGGATCATCACGATTACAGGAACACCGCCTACCGCCAGTGTTGCGCCAGCCAAACACTCAGCAATACGCAATTTATTGGTATCGGTAGAGATTACTACTTTTTCACCAGGCTTTACATTTGCACAGTGGGTTATCAGTTTATAGGCTCCTCTCATCATTTCCACTCGTAGGGATTCTCCCGGCATATAATGATAATACTGAATTGGCCATACTCCACTGTTTCTACTCATTGTTCTCTTCCTCCATTTCAATTTAAAGAATTTTTGTTCCTTGATTTCTAAAAAATTTTATTTTTCATTTATTAATACTAATCATAAAAATCCCTTGTTAAATTACCTTTATAACCCTTTTCTACAAACCGTACGCCTCGTTTTACCATTTCGGTGATACGAATAGGAACATCCCGAATTTCTGTATCGTAACGT
Encoded here:
- a CDS encoding TRAP transporter small permease gives rise to the protein MKNLLSKLDEILSIIVMAIMLAITFANVVSRYGLHASISFTEEITTALFVLLCVLGTGIAAKRRAHLGLGTIIERLSGKNKAWAAFIGNLLSAVFSAILAYYGVLMVINQYRLKQITMTLQWPEWIYGAFIPVGACYMCYQFIKMALISWREAGK
- a CDS encoding TRAP transporter large permease, which codes for MEAAGFLIPFAIMLLLNIPIGTCLGISSLIALVIIGIDFNMIAVNYYSASSKFVLLAIPFFILAGNIMEKAGISERLINFAQSMVGHVRNGLGMVCVAVGCFFAAISGSGPATVAALGLILIPAMVDVGYDPPIASALTATSGAIGSIIPPSITFVLYGAITGNSIGKLFMSGMIPGLLMGFLLVIATVIVTRGTELKTLPRANARERWQAFTNAFWALLMPVIILGGIYGGVFTPTEAAAVAAVYGLIVGIVIYKTVKMKELYQVFLTSISQTAVVMFITATASLFAWVISVMGIASAASNFLIATAAGNVYLFLIIVNIILLIAGCFLDGTSCFLILTPILYPAAIKLGIDPIAFGTLMVVNIAIGQVTPPVGLNLYVACGLGNVTLAQISRAVVPFVLASLISLIITSYFPKICLFLPNLIMK
- a CDS encoding aminopeptidase gives rise to the protein MSRNSGVWPIQYYHYMPGESLRVEMMRGAYKLITHCANVKPGEKVVISTDTNKLRIAECLAGATLAVGGVPVIVMIPPTGAHGAQLPEPVVAACEKCDVFFLPATYSQTHTDARVRAIANGARGTTMCEVTEDLLCTGAILGDFEECDARGRRLGAALSKAKKFRFKTAEGTDLEGIVEGRPVQYETGLFRNPGDFAAVPNSEINISPVEGTANGKVVVNVRIMNVGVVKDEPVTLTVKDGIVVKAEGSPAAKDLWNILSAFDDPTAFNVAEFGLGLNPVSRMYANNLEDLGKWGTGHMGIGSNYAIGGKVKAPCHVDVSFSDVQVFFDDKLVYEKDKVYV